The proteins below come from a single Ruegeria sp. SCSIO 43209 genomic window:
- a CDS encoding carbon-nitrogen hydrolase family protein produces the protein MKIATAAYDLDWLDSWAQYEDKLEAWVSEAAGQGADLLVFPEYGAMELSTLDGPKVAGDLERSIRAVSDRMEDVQVVHSRLAKMYNTYILGASAPVIDGPGRPVNRAVFYAPDGRLDHQDKQIMTRFEREAWDIAPGGSLKLFDTALGKIGVLICYDSEFPLLGRALSEADLILVPSCTEALSGYWRVRIGAMSRALENQCVTVMSSLVGGNEWSEAVDMNTGMGGVFGPPDIGFPPTGVLAEGTLNTAGWTYAEADLSTIANVRADGWVLNRTHWTEQDARVDSVTISPL, from the coding sequence ATGAAAATCGCCACCGCCGCCTACGACCTCGATTGGCTCGATAGTTGGGCTCAATATGAAGACAAGCTTGAGGCATGGGTTTCCGAGGCCGCAGGACAAGGTGCCGACCTTCTGGTCTTTCCCGAATACGGCGCAATGGAGTTGTCGACGCTCGACGGCCCTAAGGTGGCCGGCGATCTCGAACGCTCAATCCGGGCGGTTTCCGACCGGATGGAAGATGTACAAGTTGTGCATTCGCGCCTTGCAAAGATGTATAACACATACATTCTGGGGGCTTCCGCCCCGGTCATCGACGGACCAGGGCGCCCGGTGAACCGCGCAGTGTTCTACGCTCCTGACGGTCGTCTCGATCATCAGGACAAGCAGATCATGACACGGTTTGAACGCGAGGCCTGGGACATCGCCCCGGGCGGTTCGTTGAAACTGTTTGATACCGCATTGGGTAAAATCGGCGTTCTGATCTGCTATGACAGTGAGTTCCCTCTCTTGGGTCGGGCCCTGAGCGAGGCCGACTTGATCCTCGTACCATCCTGCACCGAAGCCCTGTCCGGGTATTGGCGTGTGCGGATCGGCGCCATGTCTCGTGCCCTTGAAAATCAATGCGTTACGGTAATGTCATCGTTAGTTGGCGGCAATGAATGGTCCGAAGCAGTCGACATGAATACCGGCATGGGTGGCGTGTTTGGCCCGCCCGATATCGGGTTCCCACCGACGGGAGTGCTTGCCGAGGGCACGCTGAATACCGCCGGCTGGACCTATGCCGAGGCCGACCTGTCCACAATTGCAAACGTCCGCGCAGACGGGTGGGTGTTGAACCGCACGCACTGGACCGAGCAAGACGCTCGGGTCGATTCAGTCACAATATCACCCCTTTAG
- the infA gene encoding translation initiation factor IF-1, which translates to MAKEDTLEFPGVVKELLPNATFRVELENGHEIIAHTAGKMRKNRIRVLAGDKVQVEMTPYDLTKGRINYRFK; encoded by the coding sequence ATGGCCAAGGAAGATACGCTCGAATTTCCCGGTGTCGTGAAGGAACTCCTGCCTAATGCGACGTTTCGGGTCGAGCTGGAAAACGGCCATGAGATCATCGCACATACGGCAGGCAAGATGCGCAAGAACCGCATCCGTGTTCTGGCCGGCGACAAAGTTCAGGTCGAAATGACCCCATATGATCTGACCAAGGGTCGGATCAACTATCGCTTCAAGTAA
- a CDS encoding nucleoside triphosphate pyrophosphatase — MAFILGSGSPRRLDLLAQLGVRPDAIRPPDIDETPLNGELPAPYCSRITRQKVQAVQADSDDITLCADTTVALGRRILGKPEDAGQAAEFLHALSGRRHRVITSVAVRRGDKILQRDVVSQVKVKRLSDSEINAYLATDDWQGKAGAYAIQGPAGAFIPWISGSFTGIVGLPLSEAAALLQGIGYPLYREVS, encoded by the coding sequence ATGGCGTTTATCCTCGGATCGGGCAGCCCGCGGCGGCTGGACCTGCTGGCGCAGCTTGGCGTTCGGCCCGATGCGATCCGTCCGCCGGATATCGATGAAACCCCGCTGAATGGCGAACTGCCAGCCCCCTATTGCAGCCGCATCACGCGGCAAAAAGTTCAGGCTGTTCAAGCTGATAGCGATGATATCACCTTATGTGCTGACACAACGGTCGCACTGGGTCGCCGCATTCTTGGCAAACCCGAAGACGCGGGACAAGCTGCAGAGTTTCTGCACGCCCTGTCCGGCCGACGCCATCGGGTGATCACTTCGGTCGCTGTGCGGCGCGGGGATAAAATCCTCCAGCGTGACGTGGTTTCTCAGGTAAAAGTGAAACGTCTGTCCGACAGCGAAATCAATGCCTATCTTGCGACCGATGACTGGCAGGGCAAGGCCGGAGCCTATGCAATACAAGGTCCTGCCGGTGCGTTCATCCCGTGGATTTCAGGCTCGTTCACCGGTATCGTCGGCCTGCCCTTATCCGAAGCGGCTGCACTGCTGCAAGGCATCGGCTATCCCTTATATCGCGAGGTATCATGA
- a CDS encoding ribonuclease E/G, which produces MKGRTIILDHIQGREAAALMVDGILDDFLIATDAPAPGTIYRARADRPVKGQGGMFLTTPDGPAFLRQVKGLAPGALLLVQVTGYAEPGKAIPVSNRILFKSRFAIVTPDAPGLNISRRIRDEDTRDQLLEIAHEQMGNSTHGLILRSCCQTADADEIAEDITAMLALAEQVLADTGSEPELLSEGDGPHILAWRDWTDPAEVVTASGGFEDHGVVDALDTAKGISETLPGGGHLYIQPTRALVAVDVNTGADTSLAAGTKANFACAKALPRALRVRGLGGQITLDLAPMPKKDRRGFESALRAAFKSDPDETILAGWTPLGHFELQRKRGRIPLTEILK; this is translated from the coding sequence ATGAAGGGTCGTACCATCATTCTGGATCATATTCAGGGACGCGAAGCTGCAGCTCTGATGGTGGATGGTATTCTCGACGATTTCCTGATCGCCACAGATGCCCCTGCGCCAGGTACGATCTACCGCGCCCGCGCCGATCGCCCGGTCAAAGGTCAGGGCGGCATGTTTCTCACCACACCCGACGGCCCGGCTTTTCTGAGGCAAGTCAAAGGGTTGGCACCCGGCGCTTTGCTACTGGTGCAGGTGACCGGATATGCCGAGCCCGGCAAAGCCATACCCGTCTCGAACCGTATTTTGTTCAAAAGCCGCTTTGCGATCGTGACACCTGACGCGCCCGGCCTGAACATCTCGCGCCGTATCCGTGATGAAGATACGCGCGACCAACTTCTCGAAATCGCGCATGAGCAAATGGGAAACAGCACGCACGGCCTGATCCTGCGCTCGTGCTGTCAGACGGCGGATGCAGATGAAATCGCTGAAGATATCACAGCCATGTTGGCACTTGCCGAGCAGGTATTGGCTGATACGGGCAGTGAACCAGAATTGCTGAGCGAGGGCGATGGTCCGCATATCCTGGCCTGGCGTGATTGGACGGACCCGGCAGAGGTCGTGACCGCATCCGGTGGATTTGAGGACCACGGTGTCGTTGATGCGCTCGATACAGCAAAGGGGATTTCCGAAACGCTTCCCGGTGGAGGACACCTCTATATCCAACCGACCCGCGCGCTGGTTGCGGTGGATGTGAACACCGGCGCCGACACATCTCTCGCAGCGGGAACCAAAGCTAACTTCGCCTGCGCCAAAGCCCTGCCGCGCGCCCTGCGCGTGCGCGGGTTGGGGGGGCAGATCACTCTGGACCTTGCACCGATGCCCAAGAAAGACCGGAGGGGTTTCGAATCGGCCTTGCGGGCGGCATTCAAGTCCGATCCTGATGAGACGATCCTGGCCGGTTGGACCCCGCTTGGCCATTTCGAACTACAGCGCAAACGTGGTCGTATCCCATTGACGGAGATCCTGAAATGA
- a CDS encoding DNA gyrase inhibitor YacG, whose protein sequence is MSCPICGEDTQQAFRPFCSKRCADIDLAKWLNGSYAVPSQREEDAETTSEPTESPTSRPH, encoded by the coding sequence ATGAGCTGCCCGATCTGCGGAGAAGATACCCAGCAGGCCTTTCGACCATTCTGCTCCAAACGCTGCGCGGATATCGATCTGGCAAAATGGCTAAACGGTTCTTATGCGGTGCCATCGCAACGTGAAGAAGACGCCGAGACGACCTCGGAACCAACCGAAAGCCCCACGTCTCGCCCGCATTGA
- the xylB gene encoding xylulokinase, whose amino-acid sequence MYLGIDIGTSAVKLAYTDSDRILATSSVGIQTSSLQPGWSEQHPDLWWKATVDALNQLVGRIELSEIKAVGLSGQMHGAVLLDRDLRPIRPAILWNDSRSARECDELRAAEPKIGQIAGVLPLPGITAPKIAWLRQHEPEHYGRLAHILLPKDYIGLCLHGELATDTSDAAGTMWLDQASRKWNAAVTEATFVKPDWLPPVFDGQTVVGKVTARAAAETRLKPGIPVVTGGGDAATGAVSLGATEPGRGFISLGTSGQLFAANRSYKPNPESYVHAFAHTLPDRWYQMAAMLNGARPISWIGDQLGLTSTEVVALAETVNGDRVPIFLPYLTGERSPHGDPRIRASFFGLEDSTTRADICRSVVEAIAFSFADAALSFGDTIDDLPELAAIGGGSRSELLLGLIAPVIGKPIVRSDGADSGPAYGAARLAACGLGALTKADLAYQPPTTERFEPTEMTALSERLMKFRRLYSAVKGVN is encoded by the coding sequence GTGTATCTCGGGATCGATATCGGAACTTCGGCTGTCAAGCTTGCCTACACGGATAGCGACCGGATTCTCGCGACATCTTCGGTGGGGATACAGACATCTTCACTCCAACCCGGCTGGTCTGAGCAGCACCCGGACCTTTGGTGGAAGGCGACAGTAGACGCTTTGAACCAACTTGTGGGCCGAATTGAGTTGTCCGAAATCAAGGCCGTCGGATTGTCCGGTCAAATGCATGGAGCCGTTTTGCTGGACCGCGATCTGCGTCCGATCCGCCCGGCGATCCTTTGGAATGACAGCAGATCAGCACGCGAGTGTGATGAACTGCGTGCGGCCGAACCAAAGATTGGACAGATTGCGGGTGTCCTGCCCTTGCCAGGCATTACCGCACCTAAGATTGCATGGCTTAGACAACATGAGCCCGAACATTACGGTCGACTTGCCCATATCCTGCTGCCCAAAGACTACATCGGCTTATGCCTGCATGGAGAATTGGCAACCGATACGTCCGATGCGGCCGGAACAATGTGGCTCGATCAGGCGTCGCGCAAATGGAATGCCGCTGTTACCGAAGCCACATTTGTAAAGCCCGACTGGTTACCGCCAGTATTCGACGGTCAAACGGTTGTTGGGAAAGTGACCGCACGTGCTGCGGCAGAGACAAGGCTGAAACCCGGTATTCCCGTCGTGACCGGAGGAGGGGACGCGGCAACAGGGGCGGTGTCATTGGGTGCTACCGAGCCAGGGCGTGGGTTCATCTCACTTGGGACATCCGGTCAGCTATTTGCGGCTAATCGAAGTTATAAGCCTAACCCTGAAAGCTATGTTCATGCTTTTGCACACACGCTGCCCGATCGTTGGTATCAAATGGCTGCGATGCTGAACGGGGCAAGGCCCATTTCATGGATTGGGGATCAGTTGGGGCTGACTTCTACCGAAGTTGTCGCGCTTGCTGAAACGGTCAACGGTGATCGCGTTCCGATTTTTCTGCCCTATCTGACGGGTGAACGCAGCCCGCACGGAGACCCACGTATTCGGGCCAGTTTCTTTGGACTGGAGGATTCAACAACACGTGCTGACATCTGCCGCTCTGTAGTTGAGGCAATTGCGTTTAGCTTTGCCGATGCAGCGCTCAGTTTTGGTGACACAATTGACGACCTGCCCGAATTGGCCGCCATAGGAGGCGGCAGCCGATCAGAATTGTTGCTTGGTTTGATCGCACCGGTGATTGGAAAACCCATTGTACGATCTGATGGGGCGGATTCCGGTCCGGCATATGGCGCAGCCCGGCTGGCGGCGTGTGGTCTCGGCGCGTTGACGAAAGCTGATTTGGCATATCAGCCGCCCACAACCGAAAGGTTTGAACCCACTGAAATGACTGCACTTTCCGAACGGTTGATGAAATTTCGCCGACTTTATTCTGCGGTTAAAGGTGTAAATTGA
- a CDS encoding LacI family DNA-binding transcriptional regulator, translated as MTKIKNMEEFAALSGISRPTVSKYFHDPESVRPTTRARIEEALERFDYRPNIYAVNQNRKLTKNIGIVVPYLSDPFFAEIARYLEQSCIAAGYRPSLFSSHGEQKLENEILDGLQSLKPAGVLLAPLGRISDRSAIEKFCANVPTVLFDSNLDGLGAAFVGSDNFSFVSQTVEYMTRTGEPPSFFEMRTPANPNANKRRKAYVEVMERLGFEPHIIKVDGIGWAFEEIGHRGALKVLDERQLRTNSVLCSNDRLAIGFLAACYEQGIRVGRKNDCTLRVASNDDHPFAKFTCPSLTTAAHDYDNVAGRSVETLFELIENGGEFEARTETLFPARLVLRNSA; from the coding sequence ATGACCAAGATTAAGAATATGGAAGAGTTCGCGGCCCTCAGCGGCATTTCGCGGCCCACAGTATCCAAATATTTCCATGATCCCGAAAGTGTTCGCCCGACGACAAGGGCGCGCATCGAAGAAGCGCTCGAACGGTTTGATTACCGCCCTAACATTTATGCGGTGAACCAGAACCGAAAGCTGACCAAGAATATCGGCATCGTCGTACCCTATTTGTCTGACCCTTTCTTTGCAGAAATCGCACGGTATCTGGAACAATCCTGCATCGCGGCGGGCTATCGACCGTCTCTCTTCAGCTCACATGGCGAGCAAAAGCTCGAGAACGAAATTCTGGACGGCCTGCAATCCCTGAAACCCGCCGGAGTTTTGCTAGCCCCTTTGGGGCGTATCTCGGACCGATCCGCGATCGAGAAATTCTGTGCCAACGTGCCAACGGTCTTGTTTGACAGTAACCTGGATGGTTTGGGGGCTGCCTTTGTTGGATCGGACAATTTCAGTTTTGTGTCACAAACGGTCGAATACATGACCCGCACGGGCGAACCGCCATCTTTCTTTGAAATGCGTACGCCTGCGAATCCGAACGCCAACAAACGTCGAAAAGCTTATGTTGAGGTGATGGAGCGTCTCGGGTTTGAGCCTCATATCATCAAAGTCGACGGCATAGGCTGGGCATTTGAAGAAATCGGTCACCGGGGCGCGTTGAAAGTTCTGGACGAGCGTCAATTGAGGACGAATTCAGTTCTATGCAGCAATGACCGACTGGCAATTGGCTTTCTTGCGGCCTGTTACGAACAGGGGATTCGGGTCGGACGCAAGAACGATTGCACGCTGCGCGTGGCCTCAAATGACGATCATCCGTTCGCAAAATTCACCTGCCCTTCTCTGACCACAGCTGCGCATGACTACGACAACGTAGCCGGAAGAAGTGTCGAAACGCTGTTCGAACTCATTGAAAACGGGGGAGAATTTGAGGCGCGAACAGAAACCCTTTTCCCTGCGCGGCTCGTATTAAGGAATTCGGCATAG
- a CDS encoding sugar ABC transporter substrate-binding protein — protein MYLKHALRAATALTFVATAAAHAQSITIATVNNGDMIRMQGYTDKFTEATGIDVEWVTLEENVLRQRVTTDITTKGGQFDIMTIGMYETPIWGANGWLVPLDGLSEDYDVGDILPAMAGGLSHEGTLYAAPFYGESSMIMYRTDLMEQAGLEMPDAPTWQFIREAAAAMTDRDNDINGICLRGKAGWGEGGAFITVTGNSFGARWFDEDWKPQFDQPEWKEALTFFVDMMNESGPAGFATNGFNENLSLFQQGKCGMWIDATVAASFVTNPDDSTVADKVGFALAPNSEGVDKRANWLWAWALAIPAGTQQEDAAKQFIEWATSKDYIELVAENEGWANVPPGARTSLYENPNYKEVPFANMTLESILMADPQNCCAQPTPYTGIQFVAIPEFAGIATQVSQEFSAVYAGQQSVDEALAKAQAFTTEEMEAAGY, from the coding sequence ATGTATCTCAAGCACGCACTTCGCGCGGCGACTGCATTGACATTCGTCGCTACGGCCGCAGCCCACGCGCAATCCATCACGATCGCCACCGTGAATAATGGCGACATGATCCGGATGCAGGGCTATACTGACAAATTCACCGAAGCGACCGGTATCGACGTCGAATGGGTAACGCTGGAAGAGAACGTGCTGCGTCAGCGCGTCACCACCGACATCACGACCAAGGGCGGTCAGTTCGACATCATGACCATCGGCATGTACGAGACGCCCATCTGGGGCGCGAATGGCTGGTTGGTTCCGCTAGATGGTTTGTCCGAAGACTACGATGTCGGGGACATTCTGCCCGCAATGGCGGGGGGCCTAAGCCATGAAGGGACGCTGTACGCAGCGCCATTCTATGGTGAAAGCTCGATGATCATGTACCGCACTGACCTGATGGAACAGGCCGGCCTTGAAATGCCCGACGCGCCTACCTGGCAATTCATCCGCGAAGCTGCCGCTGCGATGACGGATCGGGACAATGACATCAACGGTATCTGCCTACGTGGCAAGGCTGGTTGGGGTGAAGGCGGCGCCTTTATCACCGTGACAGGCAATTCCTTCGGCGCGCGCTGGTTTGACGAGGATTGGAAGCCCCAGTTCGATCAGCCGGAATGGAAAGAAGCGCTCACTTTCTTCGTCGACATGATGAATGAATCTGGCCCTGCAGGCTTCGCCACCAATGGGTTCAATGAAAACCTGTCGTTGTTCCAGCAGGGCAAGTGTGGCATGTGGATCGACGCAACCGTCGCGGCATCCTTCGTGACCAATCCTGACGACTCAACAGTGGCAGACAAGGTTGGTTTTGCACTGGCACCGAACTCGGAAGGCGTAGATAAACGCGCCAATTGGTTGTGGGCCTGGGCGCTAGCGATCCCAGCGGGCACGCAGCAAGAGGACGCGGCAAAGCAATTCATCGAATGGGCGACCTCGAAAGACTACATTGAGTTGGTGGCCGAAAATGAAGGCTGGGCCAATGTGCCGCCGGGTGCGCGAACCTCGCTCTATGAGAACCCGAACTACAAGGAAGTTCCCTTTGCGAACATGACCTTAGAGTCGATCCTGATGGCCGATCCACAGAATTGCTGCGCACAGCCGACGCCATACACGGGTATCCAGTTCGTCGCGATCCCCGAGTTTGCCGGTATCGCTACGCAAGTAAGTCAGGAGTTCTCGGCAGTTTATGCCGGACAGCAGTCAGTGGACGAAGCACTCGCCAAAGCGCAGGCCTTCACCACCGAAGAAATGGAAGCCGCAGGCTACTGA
- a CDS encoding carbohydrate ABC transporter permease, producing the protein MATQHSRSVARLMMAPAVVLLLGWMLVPLTMTLYFSFKKYLPLRGGDLGWVGFDNYVRFVSSSSFWPAVQATLMIVGGVLVITVILGILLAMLLDQPMWGQGVVRILVIAPFFVMPTVSALVWKNMFMDPVNGLLAHLWRFFGAEPISWLSEASMTSIIMIVSWQWLPFATLILLTAIQSLDSEQLEAAEMDGAPVLKRFYHIVLPHLSRAITIVILIQTIFLLSIFAEIFVTTGGAFGTRTLTYLIFQRVLESQNVGLGSAGGVYAIILANIVAIFLMRIVGKNLDA; encoded by the coding sequence ATGGCAACTCAACATTCCCGATCCGTCGCGCGCCTGATGATGGCACCCGCAGTGGTCCTGCTACTTGGCTGGATGCTCGTGCCCCTGACGATGACGCTGTATTTTTCCTTCAAGAAGTATCTGCCCCTTCGCGGTGGCGACTTGGGCTGGGTCGGGTTCGACAACTATGTCCGGTTCGTCTCGTCCAGCTCCTTCTGGCCCGCGGTGCAAGCGACGTTGATGATCGTAGGCGGCGTCTTGGTGATCACCGTAATTCTAGGCATTCTACTAGCGATGCTGCTGGATCAACCCATGTGGGGTCAGGGCGTTGTCCGTATCCTCGTGATCGCTCCCTTCTTTGTCATGCCCACGGTGTCTGCGTTGGTGTGGAAGAACATGTTCATGGATCCTGTGAATGGGTTGCTGGCCCATCTATGGCGCTTTTTCGGGGCCGAGCCGATCTCATGGCTATCCGAGGCCTCGATGACTTCGATCATCATGATCGTCTCATGGCAGTGGCTACCCTTCGCGACACTGATCCTGCTGACCGCAATTCAGTCACTGGACAGTGAACAGCTGGAAGCAGCCGAAATGGATGGTGCGCCAGTCCTGAAACGCTTTTATCACATCGTCCTGCCACATCTGAGCCGCGCGATAACCATCGTGATCCTGATCCAGACGATCTTTCTTCTGTCGATCTTCGCCGAAATCTTCGTGACCACCGGCGGCGCCTTCGGCACCCGAACCCTCACCTACCTGATATTCCAGCGCGTGCTGGAAAGCCAGAATGTCGGCCTTGGATCAGCCGGAGGTGTCTACGCCATCATCCTTGCCAATATCGTTGCCATCTTCCTGATGCGCATCGTCGGCAAAAACCTGGACGCGTGA
- a CDS encoding carbohydrate ABC transporter permease — MARAVTSRRKSLNTALAWAVGLLIFFPILWTILTSFKTEAQAIASPPLFLNFDWTLENYAIVQERSDYMRFLWNSVIIAGGSTILGVIIAVPAAWAMAFVPSKRTKDILLWMLSTKMLPAVGVLYPIYLLFIRLGLLDTRGGLVVVLMLINLPIIVWMLYTYFREIPGEILEAARMDGATLKEEILYVLTPMAVPGIASTVLLNFILAWNEAFWTLNLTAVDAAPLTAFIASYSSPEGLFFAKLSAASTMAIAPILILGWFSQKQLVRGLTFGAVK, encoded by the coding sequence ATGGCCCGCGCCGTCACATCCCGTCGTAAATCGCTGAACACCGCCCTTGCCTGGGCCGTTGGTCTGCTGATCTTTTTCCCGATCCTCTGGACGATCCTGACCAGCTTCAAAACCGAAGCTCAGGCGATCGCCAGCCCACCGCTGTTCCTGAACTTCGATTGGACGCTCGAGAACTATGCAATCGTACAGGAACGCTCGGATTACATGCGGTTCCTGTGGAATTCGGTGATCATCGCAGGTGGATCAACCATTCTGGGCGTGATCATCGCAGTGCCCGCAGCATGGGCCATGGCCTTCGTGCCGTCCAAGCGTACCAAGGACATCCTGCTGTGGATGCTGTCCACCAAGATGCTGCCCGCGGTGGGTGTTCTCTACCCGATCTATCTGCTGTTCATCCGGTTGGGTCTACTGGACACGCGCGGAGGGCTGGTCGTGGTGCTGATGCTGATCAACCTGCCGATCATCGTCTGGATGCTTTACACCTATTTCCGTGAAATCCCCGGTGAGATTCTGGAAGCCGCCCGGATGGATGGTGCCACGCTGAAAGAAGAAATCCTCTATGTGTTGACACCCATGGCCGTGCCCGGCATCGCCTCGACCGTGCTACTGAACTTCATTCTTGCCTGGAACGAGGCATTCTGGACGCTCAACCTGACTGCCGTTGACGCAGCGCCGCTTACCGCATTCATCGCCAGCTATTCCAGCCCCGAAGGCCTGTTCTTCGCCAAGCTCAGCGCGGCATCGACCATGGCGATCGCACCAATCCTCATCCTTGGCTGGTTCAGCCAGAAACAACTTGTCCGCGGCCTGACTTTCGGCGCTGTGAAATAA
- a CDS encoding ABC transporter ATP-binding protein — protein MGRIQLKSVTKSFGDVEVIPPLDLTIEDGEFTVFVGPSGCGKSTLLRLIAGLEDITSGSIDIDGADATDVPPAKRGLAMVFQSYALYPHMSVRKNIAFPLRMAKLDQAEIDKRVEGAASVLNLSDYLDRRPGQLSGGQRQRVAIGRAIVREPAAFLFDEPLSNLDAALRVGMRLEISELHERLATTMIYVTHDQVEAMTMADKIVVLQAGVIEQVGSPLELYRTPRNLFVAGFIGSPKMNFIEGPEAAKHGAQTIGIRPEHIAVSETEGEWSGIVSVSEHLGSDTFFHVHETGLAETITVRADGEVGFRHGDRIHLTPRADVIHRFDAKGLRIE, from the coding sequence ATGGGACGTATCCAACTCAAGTCAGTGACCAAAAGCTTCGGTGACGTAGAGGTCATTCCACCACTAGATTTGACTATCGAGGACGGTGAATTCACCGTCTTCGTCGGGCCCTCTGGTTGTGGCAAGTCCACGCTGTTGCGGCTCATTGCGGGGCTAGAGGACATCACTTCGGGCTCCATCGACATTGATGGCGCGGATGCAACCGACGTACCGCCCGCCAAACGTGGTCTGGCAATGGTGTTCCAGTCTTATGCTTTGTACCCGCATATGAGTGTGCGCAAGAACATCGCCTTTCCCTTGCGTATGGCCAAGCTGGATCAGGCCGAAATCGACAAGCGTGTCGAAGGCGCGGCAAGCGTCCTGAACCTGAGCGATTATCTCGACCGCCGCCCGGGGCAGCTTTCCGGTGGGCAACGCCAGCGCGTTGCCATTGGTCGCGCCATTGTTCGTGAGCCCGCGGCATTCCTGTTCGACGAGCCCCTTTCAAACCTAGACGCGGCGCTGCGCGTTGGCATGCGGCTGGAGATCAGCGAACTGCACGAACGTCTGGCGACAACGATGATCTACGTGACGCACGATCAGGTTGAAGCCATGACAATGGCCGACAAGATCGTCGTGCTTCAAGCCGGTGTGATCGAACAGGTCGGCAGCCCGCTTGAATTATATCGGACGCCGCGCAACTTGTTTGTTGCAGGGTTCATCGGCTCGCCCAAAATGAACTTCATCGAAGGACCAGAGGCGGCGAAACACGGAGCACAAACAATCGGTATTCGCCCGGAACACATCGCGGTTTCGGAAACTGAAGGCGAATGGTCCGGGATCGTCAGCGTTTCAGAACACTTGGGATCGGACACCTTTTTTCACGTCCACGAGACCGGCCTGGCCGAAACCATTACCGTCCGCGCAGATGGTGAGG